ACCCGCACTTTGCCAAGCCGCTGTTTGTGCTGGAGCAGCAGAAAATCGGCACCGAAGAGGCCCTGGTGAGTACGGCCCTGCGCCAAACCTTCGCCGGCCTCATGCAGGCCAACCAGCAGCAGCGCCAGCCCGCGCCGCTCAGCAAGCTGACTATCGGGCTGGAATGCGGCGGCTCGGATGGCTTTTCGGGCATCTCGGCCAACCCGGCCGTGGGCCACGTGTCGGACCTACTGGTGGCGCTCGGCGGCTCGGTTATCCTGGCCGAATTTCCGGAGCTATGCGGCGTGGAGCAGGAAATCGTGAACCGCTCGGTGGACCACGACACGGCTCAGCGCTTTACTGCGCTTATGAAAGCCTACGGCGAGAGCGCGGTGGCCGTGGGCTCGGGCTTCGACATGAACCCCTCGCCCGGCAACATCCGCGATGGGCTCATCACCGACGCCATGAAATCGGCCGGCGCGGCCCGCAAGGGCGGCTCGTCGCCGGTAGTGGCCGTTTTGGATTATCCTGAATTAGTAACCAAGCCGGGCCTGAACCTGCTTTGCACGCCCGGCAACGACGTGGAAAGCACCACCGCCGAAGTCGGCTCGGGCGCCAACGTGGTGCTCTTCACCACCGGGCTAGGCACGCCTACCGGCAACCCCATCGCCCCGGTCGTCAAAATCAGCTCCAACACCAAGCTGGCCGAGCGCATGCCCGACATCATCGACCTGAACACCGGCACCGTCATCGACGGCGAAGAAACCATCGCGCAGGCCGGCGAGCGCATTCTCGACTACGTGGTGCAGGTGGCTAGCGGGTTGGAGGTAAGCGCCGTAAGGCACGGCCAAACCGACTTTATTCCGTGGAAGCGCGGGGTGTCGCTGTAACTTAACTCACCACCTAAAGAACGTCATGCTGAGCGCAGTGAAGCATCTTGGCCGCTTCATCCACGTCGTTCAACGACTCTGCCAAGATGCTTTACTGTGTTCAGCATGACGTTCTTTTGTGCGTTTCTATCGCTAACTGCTAACTGAAATTATGAAGCCCTTTCTCTCCGACGACTTCCTGCTGCAAACCGAAACGGCCCGCACGCTCTACCACCAGCACGCCGCGCCGCAGCCCATTATCGACTACCACTGCCACCTGCCGCCCGACCAGATTGCCCAGAACCGGCAGTTCGACAACATCACCCAAATCTGGCTCTACGGCGACCACTACAAGTGGCGCGCCATGCGGGCCAACGGCGTGAACGAGCGCTTTGTGACGGGCGATGCCTCGG
The genomic region above belongs to Hymenobacter sp. BRD128 and contains:
- a CDS encoding UxaA family hydrolase, which produces MKHLVAKIHPADNVLVALTDLPIGTPVTWDGVTVTTTEKIPAKHKLALQPLAPGDKVTMYGVLVGKMASAVSQGGLLTTANIKHATDAYQEGQHQHSWAQPDVSKFRERTFLGYHRPDGRVGTANYWLVIPLVFCENRNIQVLEEALVNDLGYARRKSYQPQTQALVELLKAGKSVEEILATDLHSAEVDYQKPRLFPNVDGIRFLQHEGGCGGIRQDAQTLCGLLAGYITHPNVAGATVLSLGCQNAQVSMLQDEINKRDPHFAKPLFVLEQQKIGTEEALVSTALRQTFAGLMQANQQQRQPAPLSKLTIGLECGGSDGFSGISANPAVGHVSDLLVALGGSVILAEFPELCGVEQEIVNRSVDHDTAQRFTALMKAYGESAVAVGSGFDMNPSPGNIRDGLITDAMKSAGAARKGGSSPVVAVLDYPELVTKPGLNLLCTPGNDVESTTAEVGSGANVVLFTTGLGTPTGNPIAPVVKISSNTKLAERMPDIIDLNTGTVIDGEETIAQAGERILDYVVQVASGLEVSAVRHGQTDFIPWKRGVSL